From the genome of Spinacia oleracea cultivar Varoflay chromosome 2, BTI_SOV_V1, whole genome shotgun sequence, one region includes:
- the LOC110789001 gene encoding uncharacterized protein gives MEAQQQQQYQYQYQPQTTETLTPQAYDSSTQIQSYDHSNQAYYAAYQQQQYASNPYQEQQQQDYSSYYYPDYSTSYHQMDPNSIHPPGVVPVSADSQQTHLQNTQNVYYPHGVVASQPPPSLPPQGYLPAGGSQASRSLRGRGTFGRHGRGRGGGRGKPRSSTQSVAEGQAGPSKPPLRMAWCEVCRTDCTTLEVLEQHKNGKRHKRNLKVHEELQNLSRHLTVQDHKLPVSQPTPETVPIPPQKAEALVPPNENSALVPAASENKGEAAALKDTAEKSRTSGALPSQESVRNDHFGGRGGLKRRMRGGRGGKWMRAFDGSRRAVEPPKPKQVVPLICNLCNVKCESQVVFESHIAGKKHLSNVKRFQGHKEVLGEGIQALYPTIANLPSSTSIIPQANQQGPHDAQALASMMLSQQNLQDPQAAHAALTQLLHQHGIHDAQTLITQLVPYMLAQTPQLPGVLVPAPAAGFGVDNQQNSLSQVAHHSVGAESHNVTVENNVEQQNVTSNVEPEAVVGIQEKPADVPLENEGQQ, from the exons ATGGAAGcccagcaacaacaacaatatcaatatcaatatcaacCTCAAACAACAGAAACCTTAACACCTCAAGCATATGATTCTTCAACCCAGATTCAATCATATGATCACTCAAATCAAGCTTACTATGCTGCttatcaacaacaacaatatgCATCTAACCCATatcaagaacaacaacaacaagattaTTCGTCGTATTATTACCCAGATTATTCAACTTCTTATCACCAAATGGATCCCAATTCAATTCATCCACCTGGGGTTGTTCCGGTTTCAGCTGATTCTCAACAAACCCATCTTCAGAATACCCAGAATGTGTACTACCCACATGGGGTTGTTGCGTCTCAACCTCCTCCTTCTCTTCCTCCTCAAGGGTATTTGCCg GCTGGAGGTAGTCAAGCTAGTCGGTCTTTGAGAGGGCGCGGCACTTTTGGTCGTCATGGTAGAGGGAGAGGTGGTGGTCGTGGTAAGCCTCGATCATCTACTCAATCAGTGGCTGAGGGACAAGCTGGTCCAAGCAAGCCACCACTTCGTATGGCATGGTGTGAAGTTTGTAGAACTGATTGTACTACTCTTGAAGTCCTCGAGCAACATAAGAATGGAAAACGACATAAGCGGAACTTGAAGGTGCACGAGGAGTTGCAGAATCTAAGCAGACATCTGACAGTGCAGGATCATAAATTACCTGTGTCTCAGCCAACACCTGAAACTGTTCCTATTCCTCCCCAGAAAGCTGAAGCTCTTGTTCCTCCGAATGAGAATTCAGCTCTTGTTCCCGCTGCTTCAGAGAATAAAGGTGAAGCTGCTGCATTAAAGGATACAGCTGAGAAATCCAGAACTTCAGGAGCACTACCATCTCAAGAGTCAGTTAGGAATGATCATTTTGGTGGTAGGGGTGGCTTAAAGAGAAGGATGAGAGGGGGCCGTGGTGGTAAGTGGATGAGAGCCTTTGATGGGTCAAGAAGAGCTGTTGAGCCTCCGAAGCCTAAACAGGTGGTTCCTTTAATATGCAATTTGTGCAACGTGAAATGTGAGTCTCAGGTTGTATTTGAAAGCCATATAGCAGGTAAAAAACACCTTTCAAATGTGAAGCGATTCCAAGGCCATAAAGAGGTACTTGGAGAAGGTATTCAGGCGCTATACCCTACTATCGCTAATCTTCCATCATCAACCTCAATCATTCCTCAAGCCAATCAACAGGGTCCTCATGACGCTCAAGCTCTTGCATCGATGATGCTGAGTCAACAAAATTTGCAAGATCCTCAAGCTGCTCATGCAGCTTTGACACAGCTTCTACATCAACATGGTATTCATGATGCTCAGACTCTTATTACTCAGTTGGTTCCATATATGCTTGCTCAAACCCCACAACTTCCTGGGGTTTTAGTACCTGCTCCAGCAGCTGGATTCGGTGTAGATAACCAGCAGAATTCTCTGAGTCAAGTGGCACATCATTCTGTTGGAGCCGAGAGCCATAATGTCACTGTAGAGAATAACGTTGAACAGCAGAACGTGACAAGTAATGTTGAACCCGAAGCTGTTGTAGGAATACAAGAAAAACCTGCTGATGTCCCGTTAGAAAATGAAGGTCAGCAATGA
- the LOC110789002 gene encoding methionine aminopeptidase 1A, translating to MAGDGSEAKDSALLCARCSKPANLQCPKCVQLKLPKEGAAFCSQECFKESWSSHKSVHLKANASSLQTGAAGDKNSEGWLYCLRKGQSRTSKLPHFDWTGSLRPYPISSYSSVPAHIELPDWAMDGIPKIEPESNLQHIVEIKTPEQIKKMRETCKIAREVLDAAARIIRPGITTDEIDRVVHEATIAKGGYPSPLNYHFFPKSCCTSVNEVICHGIPDARVLEDGDIVNVDVTVCYKGVHGDLNETYFVGNVDEASQKLVQCTYECLEKAISIVKPGMRYREIGEVVNRHATMSGLSVVKSYCGHGIGELFHCAPNIPHYSRNKAVGVMKAGQIFTIEPMINAGVWRDRMWPDGWTAVTADGKRSAQFEHTLLVTETGVEVLTGRLPTSPDVFPWLKA from the exons ATGGCTGGTGATGGGTCTGAAGCAAAGGACTCAGCTTTGTTGTGTGCTCGTTGCTCCAAGCCTGCTAATCTTCA GTGTCCAAAGTGTGTACAGTTGAAGCTCCCAAAGGAAGGTGCTGCATTCTG TTCCCAGGAGTGTTTCAAGGAATCTTGGAGTTCTCATAAGTCGGTGCACTTGAAGGCAAATGCATCTTCCTTACAAACTGGTGCTGCAGGGGACAAAAATAGTGAAGGTTGGCTTTATTGCTTAAGAAAAGGACAGTCTCGGACTTCAAAACTTCCACATTTCGATTGGACAGG ATCGTTAAGACCATACCCCATATCAAGTTATAGTTCTGTACCAGCGCACATCGAGCTACCTGACTGGGCAATGGAT GGTATCCCCAAGATTGAGCCAGAGAGCAATCTGCAGCACATTGTTGAG ATTAAAACTCCAGAGCAGATAAAGAAAATGAGGGAGACTTGCAAG ATTGCCAGAGAGGTTTTGGATGCCGCTGCACGTATTATTCGGCCAGGCATTACAACAGATGAAATTGATCGAGTAGTCCATGAAGCTACAATAGCTAAAG GAGGTTACCCTTCTCCATTAAATTATCATTTCTTTCCGAAATCTTGCTGCAC GTCTGTCAATGAAGTCATTTGCCATGGGATACCTGATGCCAG AGTGTTAGAAGATGGCGATATTGTAAATGTTGATGTCACTGTTTGCTACAAAGGAGTTCATG GTGATCTGAATGAGACGTATTTTGTTGGAAATGTTGATGAAGCCTCACAAAAGCTGGTCCAGTGTACATATGAGTGCCTGGAGAAAGCAATATCTATAG TGAAACCTGGCATGAGATATCGAGAAATTGGAGAGGTCGTTAATCGCCATGCTACTATGTCAGGGCTATCTGTG GTTAAGTCGTACTGTGGTCATGGAATCGGAGAGCTTTTCCACTGTGCTCCAAACATCCCTCATTATTCGA GAAATAAAGCAGTTGGTGTGATGAAGGCTGGACAAATCTTCACAATTGAACCGATGATCAATGCAG GGGTGTGGCGAGACAGAATGTGGCCTGATGGTTGGACTGCTGTTACTGCAGATGGGAAGCGCAGTGCTCAGTTTGAGCATACTTTACTG GTGACTGAAACTGGAGTTGAAGTTCTGACGGGACGATTGCCAACTTCTCCTGATGTATTCCCCTGGCTCAAAGCTTGA
- the LOC110789003 gene encoding ycf20-like protein, protein MILTFGTRFRQCSTNVLSTSIKISSLRFSIKNLVASLQKVAFYGGNGAHFGLSFLQTRELSMIGSCKRTDWSIKSSADGRGLDPLTGSGDGRTRLLKTIQSLQIRLNARIQDFRKDLPKKFLFFLVGFYCATAFATVIGQTGDWDIMSAAVAVAVVEGIGALMYKVSVPLLDRTRNLIVLFNYWKAGLTLGLFLDSFKY, encoded by the exons ATGATACTGACATTTGGAACTAGATTCCGGCAATGTTCGACAAATGTGTTATCGACCTCCATCAAGATTTCGAGCTTAAGGTTTTCTATTAAAAACCTTGTTGCTTCACTTCAGAAAGTGGCTTTCTATGGTGGCAATGGGGCTCATTTTGGACTATCTTTCCTTCAAACAAGAGAGCTCAGTATGATTGGTAGTTGCAA GAGAACAGACTGGTCAATAAAGAGCAGTGCAGATGGCAGAGGACTGGATCCTCTAACCGGTAGTGGTGATGGAAGAACTCGATTACTTAAAACAATTCAGAGTCTACAGATTAGATTAAATGCAAGGATCCAAGATTTTCGGAAAGATCTTCCTAAAAAGTTTCTATTTTTCTTGGTGGGATTTTATTGTGCAACCGCATTTGCTACCGTGATTGGGCAAACAGGTGATTGGGACATTATGTCTGCTGCGGTGGCTGTTGCTGTGGTGGAGGGTATTGGGGCTCTTATGTACAAAGTTTCTGTACCTTTGCTTGACAGGACCAGGAATCTTATTGTTCTGTTTAATTACTGGAAAGCTGGCCTTACATTGGGTCTTTTCTTGGATTCATTCAA GTATTAA
- the LOC110789005 gene encoding pentatricopeptide repeat-containing protein At5g12100, mitochondrial: protein MVKQLRLLLRKPPPIFTKTPLEPPNSFFLSNSHSTLSSTPATDEKYTPTSQIDIERQELLENLQVLIQKSRFDSVKELIKPVVTSKTLFSSPSELCAAFSLFNPSLTWSFYSLVLYSCADSKLPNEAMGLLQIVRKNGGFPGMDAFNKLIDCLVSTQQFDTVLNVFDDALNSGFRVEKFAHAKAIQSAVKLGKLGRGLELLNLMKERNCGVNVFVYNVLISGFCKDRRIKDALQLFDEMYQRNLVPTEVTYNTLIDGYCKAGCLEEAFSLKERMKLDNVAPNQVTFNSLLNGLCKVQRIEEVGEVLEEMKSHGIVPDNFTCTILFDGYAKSGDADTALGIMDKMESFSLQPSFVTFNSLIKKFCESGNMEEAEQWLARMRDKGVAPTVETYNILIDGYGRNHVIDRSFEMLERMENYGLKPDVVTYGSLINSLCKEGKLVEAEVCFGDMVGRGVLPNAHIYNMIIAGQFDAGNLPAALGLFDEMLRNNVVPTLVTYNTLISGLCKNGKLQKAEDLIPQMIDRGLTPDAITYNSLILGYSGARKISKSMELYESMKKKGIKPTLSTYHSLIGVSSRKGLLQVDQIYQEMLGFDLIPDRVVYNALIFANVEHGDIEKAISLHDEMTNKGIDLDKMTYNSLIWGNLKMGDQKKVIDLVSDMKARGIILKADTYTILVEGHCKQKDFDGAYSWYREMVDKGFLLAASKCNELVRGLREEGRLKEVEIL from the coding sequence atggTGAAGCAACTCCGACTCCTCCTCCGAAAACCACCACCTATTTTCACTAAAACCCCATTAGAACCGCCCAATTCATTTTTTCTCTCCAACTCCCACTCCACTCTCTCTTCAACCCCAGCCACCGACGAAAAATACACACCTACCTCCCAAATCGACATAGAAAGACAGGAATTGTTGGAAAATCTCCAAGTTCTTATCCAGAAATCCCGATTTGACTCAGTTAAGGAACTCATCAAACCGGTCGTCACTTCCAAAACCCTCTTTTCTTCTCCCTCGGAGCTCTGTGCCGCATTTTCTCTCTTCAATCCATCGCTAACTTGGAGTTTCTACAGCTTGGTTTTGTATTCCTGTGCTGACTCTAAGCTCCCAAATGAAGCAATGGGGTTACTTCAGATTGTAAGGAAAAATGGAGGTTTTCCTGGTATGGATGCTTTTAATAAACTCATTGATTGCTTGGTTTCTACTCAACAATTTGATACTGTACTTAATGTGTTTGATGATGCATTGAATTCTGGTTTTCGGGTTGAAAAATTCGCTCATGCGAAGGCTATACAGTCGGCTGTTAAGCTTGGAAAATTGGGGAGAGGTTTAGAGTTGTTGAATCTGATGAAGGAGAGAAATTGTGGTGTTAATGTGTTTGTTTATAACGTTTTGATTAGTGGGTTTTGTAAAGATAGAAGGATTAAGGATGCACTCCAACTGTTCGATGAAATGTACCAGAGAAATTTGGTTCCTACTGAGGTTACATATAATACATTGATTGATGGGTATTGTAAGGCTGGCTGTCTAGAGGAGGCTTTTAGTTTGAAGGAAAGGATGAAGCTTGATAATGTAGCTCCTAATCAAGTTACCTTTAATTCGTTGCTTAATGGGTTGTGTAAGGTGCAGAGAATCGAGGAAGTGGGTGAGGTATTGGAGGAGATGAAATCACATGGTATCGTGCCGGACAATTTTACTTGCACCATTTTGTTTGATGGGTATGCGAAAAGTGGTGATGCAGATACAGCGTTGGGTATAATGGATAAGATGGAGTCTTTTAGTCTACAACCTTCTTTTGTTACCTTTAATTCTTTGATAAAAAAGTTCTGTGAATCAGGTAACATGGAGGAAGCAGAACAATGGTTGGCAAGGATGAGAGACAAGGGAGTTGCTCCCACTGTTGAAACATATAACATTCTTATTGATGGTTATGGCAGGAATCATGTGATTGATCGTAGTTTCGAGATGCTGGAACGTATGGAGAACTATGGTTTGAAACCAGATGTAGTAACATATGGCTCTCTTATAAATAGTCTCTGCAAAGAAGGTAAGCTTGTTGAAGCTGAGGTTTGTTTCGGGGATATGGTGGGAAGAGGGGTTCTACCAAATGCACATATATACAACATGATTATTGCTGGTCAGTTTGATGCAGGGAATCTGCCGGCTGCCTTGGGGTTATTTGATGAGATGTTGAGAAACAATGTAGTTCCAACATTGGTTACTTATAATACTCTTATTAGTGGGTTATGCAAGAATGGGAAGTTACAGAAAGCTGAAGATCTTATTCCACAAATGATTGACAGAGGCTTGACTCCTGATGCAATCACTTATAATTCTCTAATTCTTGGGTACTCTGGTGCTagaaaaatttcaaaatccatgGAGTTGTATGAATCTATGAAGAAAAAGGGGATCAAACCTACCTTAAGCACCTATCATTCACTAATTGGTGTAAGCAGCAGAAAAGGCTTGTTGCAAGTAGATCAAATTTACCAAGAAATGTTGGGTTTCGATCTCATTCCTGATAGAGTTGTATATAATGCCCTTATTTTTGCTAATGTGGAGCATGGTGACATTGAAAAGGCCATCTCTTTGCACGATGAGATGACAAACAAGGGAATTGATCTTGACAAGATGACATACAATAGTTTGATTTGGGGGAACTTAAAGATGGGAGATCAGAAGAAAGTAATTGATCTTGTCAGTGATATGAAAGCTAGAGGAATTATTTTAAAGGCTGATACTTACACTATACTAGTTGAAGGACACTGCAAACAGAAAGACTTTgatggggcatattcttggtacCGAGAAATGGTTGACAAAGGTTTTCTTTTGGCTGCCAGCAAATGTAATGAGCTTGTAAGGGGCCTCAGAGAAGAAGGAAGGCTAAAAGAGGTCGAGATACTCTAG